In Hippoglossus stenolepis isolate QCI-W04-F060 chromosome 5, HSTE1.2, whole genome shotgun sequence, one genomic interval encodes:
- the LOC124851869 gene encoding formin-like protein 18 isoform X2 — protein sequence MPPPEPSPQLTQHTPHPYSAPPTIICCNLHLETAKSTAQSSSMPSPVDLTMSFTQPAPPASSSSSSPLAAMGAAMPHAPPGVSLRLSPLQPPGSEVHPLPGPLQPPCLSGGGGGGHRGSLVTRLNADGSVGSRPGSGSCRGGPGVLHGEDLLLSQRDEEAGETEVCSVLKRRGNVTEWDHWKTFVSDKVTMCSWCRK from the exons ATG CCCCCTCCCGAGCCATCACCCCAACTTACACAGCACACCCCCCATCCGTACAGCGCCCCCCCGACAATAATCTGTTGCAACCTCCA tTTAGAGACCGCCAAATCCACCGCCCAGTCCTCCTCCATGCCGTCTCCCGTTGACCTGACCATGAGCTTCACCCAGCCCGCCCCCCctgcctcgtcctcctcctcctcccccctggCAGCGATGGGCGCCGCGATGCCCCACGCTCCTCCTGGGGTCTCCCTACGCCTTTCCCCTCTCCAGCCTCCTGGGAGTGAAGTCCATCCCCTACCTGGCCCTCTCCAGCCCCCCTGCctcagcggcggcggcggcggcggccatCGGGGGTCCCTTGTTACCAGGCTCAATGCAGACGGCAGCGTCGGCAGCCGTCCCGGTTCAGGCTCATGCCGTGGCGGCCCTGGCGTCCTACACGGCGAAGATCTCCTCCTCAGCCAACGGGATGAAGAAGCCGGAGAGACAGAAGTTTGCTCCGtactgaagaggagaggaaacgtCACTGAG TGGGATCACTGGAAGACGTTTGTCTCTGATAAGGTCACAATGTGTTCGTGGTGCAGGAAGTGA
- the LOC124851869 gene encoding uncharacterized protein LOC124851869 isoform X1, translating into MPPPEPSPQLTQHTPHPYSAPPTIICCNLHLETAKSTAQSSSMPSPVDLTMSFTQPAPPASSSSSSPLAAMGAAMPHAPPGVSLRLSPLQPPGSEVHPLPGPLQPPCLSGGGGGGHRGSLVTRLNADGSVGSRPGSGSCRGGPGVLHGEDLLLSQRDEEAGETEVCSVLKRRGNVTEVSGLRLRAVSFPFCFFITLWCTFSLSHFSVFVPFFHLYCVSIEVGSLEDVCL; encoded by the exons ATG CCCCCTCCCGAGCCATCACCCCAACTTACACAGCACACCCCCCATCCGTACAGCGCCCCCCCGACAATAATCTGTTGCAACCTCCA tTTAGAGACCGCCAAATCCACCGCCCAGTCCTCCTCCATGCCGTCTCCCGTTGACCTGACCATGAGCTTCACCCAGCCCGCCCCCCctgcctcgtcctcctcctcctcccccctggCAGCGATGGGCGCCGCGATGCCCCACGCTCCTCCTGGGGTCTCCCTACGCCTTTCCCCTCTCCAGCCTCCTGGGAGTGAAGTCCATCCCCTACCTGGCCCTCTCCAGCCCCCCTGCctcagcggcggcggcggcggcggccatCGGGGGTCCCTTGTTACCAGGCTCAATGCAGACGGCAGCGTCGGCAGCCGTCCCGGTTCAGGCTCATGCCGTGGCGGCCCTGGCGTCCTACACGGCGAAGATCTCCTCCTCAGCCAACGGGATGAAGAAGCCGGAGAGACAGAAGTTTGCTCCGtactgaagaggagaggaaacgtCACTGAGGTATCTGGTCTCAGACTGAGGGCAGTTTCATTTCCCTTCTGTTTCTTCATCACTCTCTGGTGcactttctcactctctcacttttctgtctttgtccctTTCTTCCATTTGTACTGTGTCTCTATCGAAGTGGGATCACTGGAAGACGTTTGTCTCTGA